TGGATTAGTGACGATTTAGAGTTCTTAAATGCCTGATCCAAGGTCAAAATTGTCTAAGATGCTTCCTCTACAAGTGATTATCCCAATCCCTTTCTATTAATGTCACAGACCCAGTTTGCAAAAGCTGCCGACTTTTCGACTCACTTTTATAgactcaaaaaataataataaataaaaaataaatattgtggTCCTAATTTGCTTTCATAGACACTAAACCGACAATGGTCAAGAATTTGATGTTGGAAGGGGGAGGGTGAGACTGAGGGATTTTCTGTATAATATTTGCACCGaattattgaaaaaacaaaaatgtaaataTCATAGATTCCTCAGTTTAATAATTTAGTTGGgtcaaattatttgaaataatagCATAAGAAAATGTATTATGCTTGAtacttaataatatttaatatgtatAATGTGTTATTTATGGataattttcctccaaactgagatagaagaatttttttcaacctaatctataaaagtgacatataaaatgcacatgaatttttaataaaatttattctaactttatctctgctattaaaaaaagcaAGTTATAAAACATGATAATGAGGAAGAATGAGACCCTAATAAACATCATTATTGTAATTAATCAAGTTATAGAACATGATATGAGGAAGATAAACAccattattataattatttcttttaccaAGTCCTAATCAGGAATTCAGGATCCTTAATTACATAGCTGTAAAAGAAGAAATCTCGGTTAAAGAATgaggatttggcttaggtgtcgttaaaaaaggaaaaaaacaagtaCTGTAGTTTTTTCAATAGTCCAGATTTAAttctattctctctctttttctcatgAAAAACTTGAAAGTTTATGTAAACCtttgaaaaaaaactacaacGGGAGATCTCCTGTAGTGTTTTTATTGGAACTTTACAGATTCATAAGCACTATTATGTAGTATATTAGACAGCAGTCTCAACTTGTAGGGATGCCCGAGCAATGTCTAGTGCCTCCTCAACTGAAGAAGCATTCTGAAGCTTGGCTTTATCAACAAATGGTTGGCTCCTCGCAAGTTTAGGAAGGAGTTGaaaatccttcaaaaaaaacataataaggCGTCAGTTTTCTAGTCTACTAAGCCAAAGGCAGCGACGGCAGTTCAATAATCCAGAGTCtgttttatataattaaatgcggaagcaatttaaagaaaaaagaaatctaaaTTCAAGAATTTTCTATCTTTTGTCCTCTTTCTCCATACTCCCATTGATTGATTGCaaagaaaatgtaggaaaacaAGGGTTAAAATCGTACAAAGTTCACAGCAACATTCAAgcagtaaaaataaaatgaccAAGTTTTGGATCCCTTTCCTGACTATAATGTATAATCTCATATTGATTAATTAAACATGTACATATATAACAACCCATTTGGTTTTGGGCCATCGCAAAGGTTAGCTTACCAAAATGGCAAAATGTATATGGGATTTGGGACTGATATTTTTCCTGATACTATTGAGGATTAATTGCTATTATGATCATTAACTTCTTAAGTCTAACCAAGATGTAAAGCTTAACTTGTAAATTATTCTTTTGTGAATTGCTTATGCTATACTTTCGGCATCAGAAACAAGCGAAGATGTACATTAGTAGATGCATCTGTGTCTGAGATAAACCTAATTACAACTGACCTTTCTAGGCAGGTGATATCTCTCCCTTCAATAACGGAGAGGTCTTCAGGGGATTGGGGGCAGGGGATGAATATCCCCCATTGTATAAGTTCTGTTTACCATTTGATATATTTCAAaaactctgatttttttttagaagaaaggaaaaaatgcagAATCAATCCCTATGATTGCACCCATTTACAATTAGCTTCTTGTGGTATAAAAATTGGTTGAGAACTCCCAGTGATATGCAAGAAAAGCAAATAAGTCTCTAGTCTCAACTTTCATCCAAACTTTACAAAATCTGTTAGTGTGCTATGTCAGATCCAATCATACAACGCAACATGCCCAGCATAATTACTCAACTGCCCAAAAAAACATGTTGGTATGATACTTCACTTATCAAATCCAAGTGTGTTACACGCCCTCCGCTTAGTTAGAAAGGTAAAGTTAAACCACCACCCCCCCGAAACCCTTAGAGCCTCCACATAAAACTATCAAGAAGGGAGAGGGTGTCTGTGTAAGGAGCACCACGCTGTTCGTGCGGTAGGAGCTATGGAGGTAAGCCAACTAAAAACACCCATGATCTGTCAAATGATGGTTAGATATCGTGGGTCACAATTTTAGCTTCCAGTTTAGGGAGAAACCTTGAATGTTTCTGAAGTGTTTGCAtcttttttaagaatatatatgtttttgttgGTTGATGTTCTTTAAAAAGTGATTTCCTTTTCAAAGATTTGCAATTGTGTCTGCTTTTTTGTGccttttagggttttctttgcCTTCTTCCCTGCATCTTTGAATTAGTATATGCAGAACTGATTCTTCACGGAAGCATAATAGACACCTTTCCTATCAAAATGTGTTTTGACTCATATCCTTTTTATAGCATGCCTTAAACTATTGGACTTAACTACTTACATGCGTTTACTCCAATAAAGATTATAATGTGCCTTAAACGATGGGGACTGCTTTGCTTTGATTTAGACTTACGACTTGATTGCATTGTCACTATTGAACAATGATATGAATTAAATTAAGACCTGATTGCATTGCCAAGGTCAAaactatttgtttttgtttttgcaaaaATGGTGAGATTTCTCATTTACCATGGCGGTTCCCCTAAAATTTTATGAATGTGCTACGTCAAATGGCAGATTTTTTACCAAGGAGAAGTTGATGTAGACCAATTGTCGATTGCCAGGTGGGCAAACAAGCTACAGGAATTGGGATACATGAATTATACTGGTTATTGGAACAAGCTTGACGATGAGGTTTCAGATTGTTGACTTGCACACATCCATAATGATAATGATGTCGTCAATTTGATTGGGAGGATAATTTGTGAGAATAGAAGAGTGTTGCACCTATATGTGGAGCGTGAAACCAATCATCCAAATCTCATTGATCCAACCAACCAAACTATTAATTGTTGCTGAAgtctttaaattatgtttagtgGTTGGGGGAGGTGTATCAAATTCTAATGTTGGGAAATGGATGGGGAGGAGGAAGGGGTGGAGTTGGGGAGGACTCCTCTAAAAGTGATGTTGATTATGAAGCTTTTAGGGAGGACTCAGACGATAGTGTAGTACTAAGTGATTATGAGGAAACAGATGCTGAGGATGAAGATCTTTGCATAACACGAGTGAAAGGTAAAGCCAACGACAATGTATATGGAAATTTTGATTGCTTTGGGCTTGGTACATCCTCTAATGTGAATGATGGTGATGTTGTGACATCCGATTCTGCTAATAGTGAGAGAGATATGGAGAGTTTTATCATCTGATTCTGACGAGGGGCAAGCCACCCAACACAAGGAGAAGAGAAATACTCGAACTTCACTAAGAATTAGTTGAAAGGGAAAGTTCGATTTTGTGTtcaaacacaacaataaaatcCCGGTGACAGAGGTCAGCAGATTGAAATGTGGGCAGTAGATTCATGCATCGCAGTCAAACACCTAAGACCCCATCCAAATCAAGACCTTTCCAATGCACAATTGTGGCACCCATCATGAGAACAAAAGAACTTATGTGAATTGGATTGCAAAGCGATATCTTGAGAATTTTAGGGATGACCCCACATGGCCCGAGTTTGCTTTGAGTGAGTAAATTTTAAGTAACTATAATATTATCCTGGGATATAATGCCTATTGAGCAAGAAAGTTAGCTTTAAAAATGGTGTACATGAATGAGAGTGAGCGCTACAAAAACTCTTGAGACTATGCTGCAGCAATGCAAAAATGGAACCCAGACAGCACACAACATATGCAGTCTGGTAAAAGATGGGACCTTATTTTCATAGGATGCTTGTATGCCAGCAAGAAAGGTCTAATTGCTCAATGTAGACCTATGATTGCATCAGATGGTTGCCACTTAAAGACCACGTACGAGGGGCAATTATTATGTATTACCGCAAAGATGGGAACGCTAACATGTTCCCAATTGCATATGTTGTTGTAGAAACTGAGCATAAAGACTCGTGGACATGGTTTATGAATAGTCTACTAGATTGCATTAGCCTTATTGAGGAGGGCAGATGAGTATTTATGTCTGATAGACAAAAGATGAAATCTAtacttatattttgtatatgAATGTTGTATTATTAAGACATTGTTTATTTATAGCACTACgcttatttaatttatttttccatttgtttCTTATAGGGGCTCCTTGATACATTTGACTTTGTGTATCCTAGAGTTGAAATAAGTTTTGTATCCGACATCTACATGCCAATTTCAAAAGTAATGgatggaaagaaaaaacatttaaagATGAGTTGTATGGTGCCACTAGAGCCACAATACGAGCATGATTTGACCACCACATGAGTGTGATTAAGGGTACGGATGACAAAGCTTTCAAGTGTTTAGAACCTATTAATCCCAGTTGTTGGTCAAGGCATGCATTTGGAACCAATTGTAAAAGCAATATGATCTCAAACAACATTTTTGAATCATTTAACTCATGGATTAAGGATGCAAGGGACAAACCACTCCTAACTATATTGACTATATTGGAAATAATTAGGAGACAACTAATGAACAGGTTTAGTAAAAGAGAGGGAGCGAAACAGGCCACTAATGAGATTTGTCACAAGATGCAAGAAAAACTAGAGAGGTCAAAAGATCGACAATGATACTACATATGAGGTTGACCACTGCCACGATGCAAGGACTGCAGTCAATCTGAGCAGCATTACATGTAGTGGTAGATGGCAACTTAATGGGATTTCGTGTCCCCATGCATGTGCTGCCATTTTTCTGATTGAGGTACGCCAAAAGACTTTGTGCATGACATGGATGTGCAGAAAAGAGCCTACACCCCATCAATGCATCCAATGCTCGAGCTTGATGAATGGCCAAAAATAACTATTAAGACCATCCTACCTCCTCAGGTGAAAACTCCACCCGAACGGCCTAAAAAGGTCAAAATAAGAGTgggagaaaaatgaatagtCAATAGTCACTTTTGGCTATCGAGTTTTCACCCAAGGTTGGATGGTATAAAAGTTTTCACCCGGTAAGATGGTGTCAATAGTCACTTCTTACCTTTTTAGGCCGTGTAGCTGGAGTTTTCACCTAAAGATGTAGGATGGTCTCAATAGTCACTTTTGGCCATTTCCTAGGCTTGGGCATTGGATGCACCGATGGGGTGTAGGCTTTCTTGTATGCATTCACGCATTAGCACTCATGCATGGGGACAAAGATCCCCATTCAGCTACCATCTACCACAACTACATGTCATGTTGCTCAGATTGACCACCCTCCTCGCATCATGGCAATGGACAAACTCAAACTCAACCTCATCTACCCATCGGCATATGTGGCATCTTTGTAGATCTTTCAACCtctccagttttttttttttttttgtatcttgGGACAAATTTCATTAGTTGCCTATTTAGCTCCTTTCATACAATGAGACCTGTTCATCAGTTGTCTCCTAATTATCTCCAACATGGTTATGAGTGGCTTATCCCTTGCATCCTTAATCCATGAgttatatgattcaacaatgttGTTAGAGATCATATCACTTTTACAATTGGTCCCAAATGCATGCCTTGACCAACAACGAGGATTAATAGGTTCCAAATACTTGAAAGCTTAGTCGTCCATACCCTTAATCACACTCACATGGTAGTCAAATCATGCTTGTATTGTGGTCTAGCGACACCATACAACTCATCTTTAaatgatatttcttttccatCCACTACTTTTAAAATTGTCATGTAGATGGATACAAAACCTATGTTCAACTACATGATACACGAAGTCAAATATATCAAAGAATCCCTAtaagaaacaaatgaaaaaaaataattaaattagcATAGTGCTCTAAATCAACATAAGTCTTATTAATATAACATCATGTACAAAAAATAAGTATAGGTATAAATACACATCTACACTCCTCAATTGGACCAATGCAATATAGTAGACTGACCATAAACATGTCCATGAGTCTCTACACTCAATTTCTATAACAACATATGCAATTGGGAACATGTCCTCAATTCCACCCATGCCTACAACACATAATAAGTGTCCCCCATACGGGCCCTTTATGTGGCAATCATCTAATGCAATTATAGGTCTACACCCAGCAATTAGACCTCTCTTGTAGGCATTCAACATACAAAAATCTTATGAAAATAAGGTTCACCTTTTACCAAACCGCATATGCTGCTTGGGTCCCATTTGTGCACTGCTGCAGCATAGTCCTGAGAATTTTTGTAATGCTCACTCTCATTCTCATACACCATTTTTAATGCCAACTTCCTAGCTCGATATGCATCATCTCTTGAGATTGTAATATTATAGTATCTTCTAATTTGCTCTCTCAAAGCAAACTTAGGCCATGTGAAGTCATCCCTAAAATTCTCAAGATATTGCTTCAAGATCCAATTCACATCAGCTCTTTTGTTCTCTGGGTGCTACAATTGTGTATTGGAAAGATCTTAATTTAGATGGAGTCTAGAGTGTTTGATTGCAATGCATGAATCGGCCACCCACACTCATATTTGTACACTGTTGTCACCTGGATTTTATCGTTGTGTTTGAACAAAAAATCGAATCTGGTTTGAATGAAATAAGTTTCGATGGTATTCTTAAACATGGTTGTATCGCGAAATCTTTGCCCAATTCTTAACTTGATTTTTCCTTTCATGGAGTATCGGCTAAGTCTTTGTTCACTATAAACATCGATTGCAGGGTGAAGACTTTAGGTTTTACTTTCTTACTTTACCTTGCTAAAGTGGCGGAGGGGGTTGACGTGTAACACACATGGCTTTGATATGTGACATTTCAATTccaaagtggtttttttttttttttggaagtgagTAATTAAAGTGGACATGGGTTGTTGTATGATTGGATCCAACATGGCACATTAACAGATGCCGTCTAGATTTTTGAAGAAAGTTGAGAGTAGGGACCTATTTGCCTTTTTTTGCTTACCACAATGAGTTCTCAATTAAGTTTTTTATACCACAGAGAACTAATTATAAATAGGTGTGatttgagagagaggcttggtggagaaaaGCGATAGAGTCTAAATATGATAAtttatggggagggtggtgctctCTTGAGCCTGCATGAGCTTATGAGGTGGGGTTGTGGGAGAATATCAAGAAAGGGTGGGAAACATTTATCAGCTTTACCAAATTTGAGGTGGGGAACGACTccaggattagcttttggcatgaccAATGGTATGGGGAAGTAGCTCTAAAGGCAACTTTCCCAGTTTTATATGGTCTTGCTTGTGCGAAGGACGCTTTTATTGCGGCTAATTTGGAGTTTTTGGGCAGCTCTAACCAATAGAATGTGAGTTTCACTAGAGTGACACATGATTGGAGGTAGATGTCTGTACCTCTTTTTTCCAAGTGTTAAATTCAATTAGAGTGAGAAGGGGTTGTGTGGATCAACTGTGGTGGGCTCCTTCCGAAAGAGGTTTGTTCAAGGTCAAATCCTTCTATTGctccctctcttcttcaatAGGAACCTACTTCCCCTTGAAGAGTGTATGACGGACCCATGACCCTTGGAAGGCGGCCTTTTTTGCATGGTTGGCGGCTCTAGGCAAGATCCTCACCTTAGATAATCTTAGGAGGTGGCACGTCATCGTGATGGACAAATGTGCAAAAGGAATGGGGAGTCTGTggaccaccttcttcttcattgcgagGTGGCTTCTGCTATTTGGAGTGTTTTTTTCAATCGTTTTGGGATGTtctgggttatgcctagacttGTTGATCTATTTGACTGCTTGTGTTCCTTGGGTAGGTCAAGGATTGGAAAATAGTGCCTACATGCTTATTTAGGTGTTTATGGatgaaaaaaatgatagaaactTTGAGAATAGCTCTGGTCGTTGGGGAAATAATATCTTTgttcttcaaaactttatattttTGGACGGCGGCGTATGTGTCTCCTATGTCAATTAGATTTAGTGATTTTTCTGTTCATTTTGCTATTCCTAGTTAGGTgattccttttgtatacttcttgtgtgcTTAGGGGCATTGCTTTCAATGAGACTAGTTTATTCCTcatcaaaaaaattgtaagtaggTGCAACCACATGAacttatttttatacttttccctaaaaaaacATGAGACCTATACAAGAAATTCATTGATCATCAATtctcttataataaaaaagaatagcaTTATTGTATTAGTAACCCATCACTTCTAAAATcctttgttttattaaattctttgaTATTCACAAAAATGCCacaaactttttcattttcaatataaCTATATTTTGTTGTATTGACTACTCTCATCAATTGTATGTAAAATTTGGGGAATAAAAAGTTACCTCAGTACTTCCACTTTCAACAAGAACACCTTTCAGTTTACCTGTGACCCAAGAATAAACTAATCATCTTTTGTCAACAACAACATAAATTTAAACATGCAATGCATATAcacttggagagagagaaagagagttccAAACAAATTACACTACCAGATTCTATCCAGAAAGTAGCTATCTTAGGATCAAAATCGCCAATTTCAATCGTCTCTCCAACTgttcaaaaaaaatcacaattaatgCCAAGTACGAGAAAGAATATCTAATAATTAATCCAACACTGCATACGTTACAGATTCTTACCATTATCCCCAAAAAATTGCCACCATATTTTTCTTGGGCTACCTTCATACTCAAATACCCTTGAGTAAAAATATGGAAGATAATCATACCTGGAAATCATGAAGTGATGTAAATCAACAAATAAGATGATTCAGAAAGGAGAAAAGTCACTCATATTAATTACATGTCCTAGAAAGTATGTACAGAAAAAGAAACTCCGACATACGTGTGATTTTGGGCACTTAGTAAAGCTTTAATGCAATGCTGTGCTGATCGACGAGCATGATCCACATGTTCAACTCGTGCTATGCGGTCATACATCTATTCAGGGTGAACCATGTGTACTTTCAGATTAAGCAAAACTTTTGCTGCAtaatttgacccaaaaaaaagcccTCACCTTTAACGGGAAAGCTGCTACGTCTCCAACTGCAAAGATTCCAGGAATACTTGTCCGGAACTGTCCATCAACCTGGGATTTGATATTACATTATGTCAAGTATTGCTGTTCAAACAGACTAATTATCATGATCTGTGAAAGAAACAGAGTTTATTCATTGGCTTTAGCTTGGAACCATATATTATATgagttccggtttcccaaagtAGTTCATTTCAAATGTTCATTCATTTCCATTGCTCACAATTGGTATACAATTAGGCTCACCTGTATTCCACCAACACTGGTGTTCAAACCCACACTTTCAAAGGGACTGACAGCAGGTTTCGCTCCAATACCAATAATTACCTGCAAAAAGAGAAATAGCATTTTTCCATTTCATCAACTTCTCCAACTTGTGTTCTTATGTTCAAACAAAACCACAccaaatttcattttcatgacATTATAAAACATCGGTGCAAGATGAGAAAACTTGTTCCtctatatgaaaaaaaaaaaaaaaaatgttaaatctaATCCACAAACATGAGCAGAACATTACTGTATCTGCCTCTATGTTAGATCCATCCTCAAGTTTGACAGCAGTCACGTGCCCATCAGAACCAGCTTCTAAGTTTTTTATGGATGCACCCTGGTGAACaattaaaaaagttaagaaaGCCCATTTCTATAGCTATAATCAAATGCAGCTTCTCTTTAGCTAGATACCAATTTTTCACACattatacatgtgtgtgtttgtgtggttagagagagagagagagagagagaggcaccTTTAAGAATTTGACACCATTCTCTTGGTACAGTTCTTCATATCTCCGGGATAGAGAAGGAGTAAACAGTCTTTGCAAGAGATGATTCTCTGGGAATATGATCTTTATGTTTCAAGAGAAAAAGTGTCCATTATATGTAAcgagtaaataattttttctttgctcaacaacaagaaattcaaataaCACCGCTAATAGAAATATAAGTGAGATAACCAAATGGAGGTTCTTCTGACATGTCATGTCATCGAGATTTCccatcaaattaaaagaaaaattttacgAGCTGCTCATAATATAAAAATGCATTTGAGAATGCAGTCCAATATGCTAGAGTTTTCAGGGGTTATTTGGGCAGAGGTTCATATACACCAAACCACAAATATGCCTCAATAAGTATGAATAGAAATGATAAAAAGTGGTGAAAGTTCCAACATTCTTCGCTTGAATTAATTAAGTCCATCCCAACTATCACAGAGGCAACAGATTGGACAGAACACATACCGTTGTATCAAGTTTCCAACCAACAGCTGCAGCGGCAACCTCCATGCCAATATAGCCACCACCAACAACGACCACCTTCCGTGCCCTCTCCTAAAAATTATATGTGAAGTTCATTTAAAGGGAAATTCATTTTAACTAAGGAATGTGCAGCTTCAAACTATTAAGCAATTCTTGATGAATATACAGCTCACAAGATAGTCTCTGGAAATcaatttcaacaaaattttagCTTGTCAAAGCTCAATGGCTCACACATATTCCTAGAGTTGAAATCTGAGCCTTCCACTATTCCTAGAGCTGAATCATTCTCTCCTCTACATCTAAGTAAATGATGTAGGAAACTTTTGGGAGGCTAAAAGCTTAAAGAAAATAAGTATATTTCATTCTGGATTAATAAAAAGGCAACATTTATGTGCTAAAATTTATagaagttttcaaatttttaattttcaaactttCACTCCAAAATGCTAGAGAAAATGCATATGATATCCTAGCTGCATTTCCTATAACCCTCAATGTAGCATAGCTTCAAACATGCAGGTTGAATATTATAATGCCTTCTAACAGCAAGCTGTTTTACTTTTGGTCAACCAAACCTCTCTACAACTAAGAATATAAACACCTATATTTATTCGTTAGcatattttaacaaaacaaaattaaaaggaagTTGACAACAGAAGCATGAAAAAGAAATTACCAATGACGATACTAGCAAATTAGCATCTGCAACATCCCGGATATAGTGAACACCAGGTAGGTTTCCTCCAATTTTCTCTGGAAatctgaaaaattaaaaaggtcaaGAAATCACCTTTGCTGACCCATTTATGTGAATAATCCAAAAAATCGAGTACTGATTCAAAATTTCAGGGTACCTTGAGGCTGTGCATCCTGTAGCTATTATAAGTGATCCATATTTAAGCAGCTTGCCTGAATTTGTCGTCAATGTTTGCTTCTCGATATCAATACTTGTAACTGGATCTtcataaaacatctaagtaaaACAGtggaaatttcaaaattatagATCGCATTTcacaaaattaattattgacGTTCAACTCAAAGTAAATGAGAAAAGAATCTATGTTCAAATAAGGTGCATCTTCCAAACTCTCATAATTATACTGAAGTGTTCTACATGAACTTTTTCCATTCAAATTATCAGGAAATGTAACTTGAACATATACATATCACGTTCAGTACAACAATTCTATTTTAAGTCAAGTTTCATCCACATGGGACACCcaaacacccccaaaattttttaattttgtttgaatCAAACTCAAACAGTGTTaatcaaatgaaaaagaaaatgtaaaactAAGTATTCAAAAAGAAGGGAGGGTGATATAAAGAATACCTCTATCCCTTTCTCTTTATACCAATCGGCAGTTTGCCTTTCCCCGCCAGATCCAACACAGGTATGAAATCCCTACATTAAATTTAAAAGCAGAACAGTTCCTGATCATAACcaagccttaaaaaaaaaaatcacgtgcTTAAGTATATCTTACTTCAAActcattaaaacaaaatcaaacttttTGTTGGATTGAGTTCCTATTGCCAACATGTATGAATTGAGCTCCTCAAGtccaaaaatgatatgataaacACACTGATTAAGCTTTacaaagaagaaacaaacaaacactcCGAATCACAATTTTTGAGCACTAATACACTAACTATtgcaatataaaataaataactattctTACACACTGATCATGCATGAATTGAGCTTTACtaagaagaaacaaacaaacactcTGAATCACAATTTCTGAGCATTAATCCATCAGCAAATGCAATATGAAGTAAGCATCCTTACAGGTAATCGTGCTGGCTTTTTGTCTAGAGGAAACAAATAAGCCTTCGTCAAAGCTGGCCGCTCATACGGTGCATACGCCTGCAAAAtagtgaatttttatttatataaaaaaaaattaaaaaaaaaaatgcaaactaTCATTTGCAATCAGTGATTAAGCTAACAAGCAATTCAAATGCTAAAAATTGAGCTAGACTCGCCTCCTTAGACACAATACAGAGGCGTCCATTGGCCATCCCATGTTCGACGAAAGTCCGAGCCGCGTAACCAGCCGCATTGCCACCTCCGACAATCACAAacctgaagaaaaaaaaaaacacaaatttgaaagattaatttaattatcaaATCAATTTCTAACCTCAAACTCAAATTGCAATCAAAACCTCACTCTCGGTTCTCGTTCTCGAAGGCCGACGAGGCGGCCACGTAGCTTCTTCTCCGGACGCTTCCCAATCCGATCGAACAACGCCAGTGAGTTCGGTTGATCGAAGCAGACTGAGGGCACCAGAGCGAGAGCCCGTGCTTTATTTGGAACGAGTTGGACACTACTGCCATTAATCTACGACCTGTAGCTCGTGAAAAAAGAAGCAGAGAACAAAGCGGGGATTAGGGTTTGATAACGAAGAATTGTAATGGAAGAAGTTGAGCTTGAAGCAATGAAGTTGAACCTGAGGACATTGAGCTCAGAGGTCCTGTTATGCAATTATATTGCGAGTAAATTTCTGTCGGTTGGCTCTAGAGAATGCCGAAGGGACAGGGTCAGTTTAAATGGCAGTGGCAGTGGCTTGGGCTTTTGGGCCGCGATGGGCTCAGCGGGAAGAATTCAACGGTCAGTGAGGTCAAGTCACTCTGAGTTTACCGGGATCTTCGGAAGTGACAAgattttaggatttttaagatatattttattatgtaaatttatttaattaattaattaattaaaatgttatGATGCTaacatttcttatttttattactcAATATTTACTACTTCTTTATTTAAGTTCATATTTTACCGTCTTTCAAAAGTGAATAAATGTTATTGTGATAAAAATCTAACTATTTGATTTGAAAAGAATAAtggaaatttaaaagaaatttttaaatgatagaatattttaaaaattctagAGAATATTGATGAAGGTCGGTCATATTCTTACCTACcttaacaaaattttcatagtatatattttgttgaaatattaattatattaattttttttatttattcaagtTATTGAGACAACAATGATTAACATAATATGATAGTAGTATTCTTGAATCTAGATTCTATTTTTACATTataatttttagggaaaaatgcaaaatcaatttaTATGCTTTAGCTGATTTGCACTTAACTCcttgtggtataaaaataaactcaaagaaccctaaagtatgccaaaaaaataatttagttcctacGTCATTAacttaacagattatgataGCCTAAagttagagccaataaaattgtgatacttgtcatatttaagtcagtgtcacactaacgaaatctgttaaatta
This genomic interval from Corylus avellana chromosome ca3, CavTom2PMs-1.0 contains the following:
- the LOC132176107 gene encoding monodehydroascorbate reductase, chloroplastic/mitochondrial — encoded protein: MSSGRRLMAVVSNSFQIKHGLSLWCPQSASINRTHWRCSIGLGSVRRRSYVAASSAFENENREFVIVGGGNAAGYAARTFVEHGMANGRLCIVSKEAYAPYERPALTKAYLFPLDKKPARLPGFHTCVGSGGERQTADWYKEKGIEMFYEDPVTSIDIEKQTLTTNSGKLLKYGSLIIATGCTASRFPEKIGGNLPGVHYIRDVADANLLVSSLERARKVVVVGGGYIGMEVAAAAVGWKLDTTIIFPENHLLQRLFTPSLSRRYEELYQENGVKFLKGASIKNLEAGSDGHVTAVKLEDGSNIEADTVIIGIGAKPAVSPFESVGLNTSVGGIQVDGQFRTSIPGIFAVGDVAAFPLKMYDRIARVEHVDHARRSAQHCIKALLSAQNHTYDYLPYFYSRVFEYEGSPRKIWWQFFGDNVGETIEIGDFDPKIATFWIESGKLKGVLVESGSTEDFQLLPKLARSQPFVDKAKLQNASSVEEALDIARASLQVETAV